In Vibrio atlanticus, the following proteins share a genomic window:
- the glgC gene encoding glucose-1-phosphate adenylyltransferase, which produces MAGVLGMILAGGEGSRLRPLTESRSKPSVPFGGSYRLIDFALNNFVNADLMKIYVLTQFKSQSLFHHMKKGWNISGITDRFIDPIPAQMRTGKRWYEGTADAIYQNLRFMQLEEPDQVCIFGSDHIYKMDIKQMLDFHKEKKAALTVSALRMPLAEASEFGVIEVDAEGRMIGFEEKPANPKPIPGDPESALVSMGNYVFEANELFAELVEDADKEDSTHDFGKDIIPNMVPRGDVFVYDFSTNRITGEKEEVYWRDVGTIDAYWQAHMDLLEKDAPFSLYNRKWPLHTYYPPLPPATFTDSANGRVQIIDSLVCNGSYVRGSRIEKCVLGFRSNIASACDISESILLGDVKVGEGCVLRRVIVDKDADIAPGTQIGVNLKEDKKHYHVSDDGVVVISKGARVGY; this is translated from the coding sequence ATGGCTGGTGTATTGGGAATGATTCTTGCTGGTGGTGAAGGCTCTCGCTTAAGACCTTTAACTGAATCTCGCAGCAAACCCTCGGTTCCTTTCGGTGGTAGTTACCGCTTAATTGATTTCGCTCTGAATAACTTCGTTAATGCTGATCTAATGAAGATCTACGTATTAACACAGTTTAAGTCACAATCACTGTTCCATCACATGAAAAAAGGTTGGAATATCAGTGGTATAACCGACCGTTTTATCGACCCAATCCCTGCGCAAATGCGTACAGGTAAGCGTTGGTATGAAGGTACTGCAGATGCTATTTATCAAAACCTTCGCTTCATGCAGTTGGAAGAACCTGATCAAGTTTGTATTTTTGGATCAGATCATATTTACAAAATGGACATTAAGCAGATGCTTGATTTCCATAAAGAGAAGAAAGCGGCTTTAACCGTTTCTGCATTGCGTATGCCGCTTGCTGAAGCATCTGAATTCGGCGTTATCGAAGTGGATGCTGAAGGCCGTATGATTGGTTTTGAAGAGAAACCGGCTAACCCGAAACCAATTCCAGGTGACCCGGAGTCTGCGCTTGTGTCTATGGGTAACTACGTATTTGAAGCTAACGAGTTGTTCGCAGAACTTGTTGAAGATGCAGATAAAGAAGACTCGACACATGATTTCGGAAAAGACATCATTCCAAACATGGTTCCGCGTGGTGATGTGTTTGTTTATGACTTCAGTACTAACCGTATTACTGGTGAGAAAGAAGAAGTTTATTGGCGCGATGTAGGTACGATTGACGCGTACTGGCAAGCTCATATGGATCTTCTTGAGAAAGATGCGCCATTCTCGCTATACAACCGCAAGTGGCCACTACATACGTACTATCCGCCACTACCGCCGGCTACGTTTACTGATTCGGCAAACGGCCGTGTTCAGATCATCGATAGCTTAGTGTGTAACGGCAGCTACGTACGTGGTTCTCGCATTGAGAAGTGTGTATTGGGTTTCCGCAGTAATATCGCATCAGCGTGTGATATTAGTGAGAGTATCTTACTCGGTGATGTGAAAGTGGGTGAAGGTTGCGTACTTCGTCGTGTCATCGTCGATAAAGATGCAGATATCGCACCTGGAACACAGATTGGCGTAAATCTGAAAGAAGATAAAAAGCATTACCATGTCTCTGACGATGGTGTAGTAGTTATTTCCAAAGGAGCTCGAGTTGGTTACTAA
- the glgA gene encoding glycogen synthase GlgA, translating into MVTKTLSVLFVASEVEGLIKSGGLADVAKALPKALQTLEQDVRVTIPAYRNIPNIDSAEVILSTELDYWPHTAYQVKKLSVEGVQIFAIECDKYFDRPEMYAENNQAYADNGERFSFFSTACLDMLPKLAFQPDIIHANDWHTGFVPFLLKSRYQQHDFFENTRSVISIHNAVFKGVFAYDELQCLPEMHSYNVPEASVSDTHVTMLKAGVMCADKVNAVSPTYAEELKTELGSHGMAAEFQHRSADLFGILNGCDYGAWNPETDAFLPRKFKATKHSMTRGKSACKQKLQQDVGLPVTDCAVYGMVCRLTNQKGVHYLLPIIEQFLKNELQIVIVGTGDPVLASQLKELSALHSDKFSFVEAYNNELAHLVEAGSDFFLMPSEFEPCGLNQIYSMAYGTLPIVRSVGGLKDSVNDYDQDPEIATGFAFEEPTPQALLAVLHRSLLLYAQNPSEIKRVQLYAMQQDFSWEDAAQEYLAMYHSAF; encoded by the coding sequence TTGGTTACTAAGACTCTCTCGGTACTTTTTGTAGCGTCTGAAGTTGAAGGCTTGATTAAAAGTGGTGGCTTGGCTGATGTAGCCAAGGCACTGCCAAAAGCGTTACAAACACTCGAACAAGATGTTCGAGTGACCATCCCTGCTTATAGAAACATTCCAAACATTGATTCAGCTGAAGTGATTTTGTCGACCGAGCTCGATTATTGGCCTCATACTGCTTATCAAGTCAAAAAGTTGAGTGTCGAAGGTGTTCAAATCTTCGCTATTGAATGTGACAAGTATTTTGACCGTCCTGAAATGTACGCAGAGAACAATCAAGCGTATGCTGATAACGGAGAGCGCTTCTCGTTCTTCAGTACGGCTTGTTTGGATATGCTTCCTAAGCTCGCGTTCCAACCTGATATCATTCATGCAAATGACTGGCACACAGGCTTTGTGCCTTTCTTGCTTAAATCACGTTATCAACAACATGATTTCTTTGAAAATACGCGCAGTGTTATCTCGATTCACAATGCAGTTTTCAAAGGGGTGTTCGCATACGATGAACTGCAATGTCTGCCAGAGATGCACAGTTACAATGTGCCTGAAGCATCTGTAAGTGACACACATGTCACCATGCTAAAAGCAGGGGTGATGTGTGCCGATAAGGTCAATGCAGTAAGCCCAACGTATGCAGAAGAGCTGAAAACGGAGTTAGGTAGCCATGGCATGGCAGCAGAGTTCCAACATCGTTCGGCCGACTTATTTGGTATTCTCAACGGTTGTGATTATGGAGCTTGGAACCCGGAAACAGACGCTTTCCTTCCTCGTAAATTCAAAGCAACGAAACACAGCATGACTCGTGGAAAATCTGCTTGTAAGCAAAAACTGCAACAAGATGTTGGTTTACCCGTTACCGATTGTGCGGTTTATGGCATGGTTTGTCGTCTGACCAACCAAAAAGGCGTTCATTACTTACTGCCTATCATCGAGCAGTTCTTGAAAAACGAATTGCAGATCGTGATTGTCGGTACTGGTGATCCGGTTTTGGCGAGTCAATTGAAAGAGTTATCAGCACTTCATTCAGACAAGTTCTCATTCGTAGAAGCCTACAATAATGAACTAGCGCATTTGGTTGAAGCGGGCTCTGATTTTTTCTTGATGCCTTCTGAATTTGAGCCTTGTGGCTTGAACCAAATCTACAGCATGGCTTACGGCACTTTGCCTATTGTGCGCTCTGTTGGTGGTTTAAAGGACAGTGTGAATGATTACGATCAGGATCCCGAGATAGCAACAGGCTTTGCTTTTGAAGAGCCAACACCGCAAGCATTGCTAGCGGTATTGCATCGTTCATTACTACTTTATGCTCAAAATCCATCTGAAATTAAGCGCGTTCAACTTTACGCGATGCAACAAGACTTTAGTTGGGAAGATGCGGCACAAGAATATCTTGCGATGTACCATTCTGCATTTTAA
- a CDS encoding alpha/beta fold hydrolase yields MSESLLFHKTFTHPTSDEWVVFVHGAGGSSSIWFKQIKAYKQHFNLLLIDLRGHGKSDNILKDLISNRYTFKSVTLDILKVLDHLKIRSAHFVGMSLGTIIVRNVAELAASRVRSMVLGGAVTKLNTRSQVLIKLGNLSKHIIPYMWLYSLFAYVVMPQKSQKESRHLFIREAKKLCQKEFKRWFILTADVNPLMKYFKDRELPIPTLYLMGERDYMFIKPVKEMVEAHESSELVEIANCGHVCNVENPEEFNQQSIAFIQKQIQ; encoded by the coding sequence ATGTCTGAGAGTTTATTATTTCATAAAACATTTACTCACCCTACGAGTGATGAGTGGGTTGTGTTTGTGCATGGCGCAGGGGGCAGTTCCTCCATTTGGTTTAAGCAGATCAAAGCGTATAAACAGCATTTCAACTTGCTTCTCATTGACTTGAGAGGGCACGGTAAATCAGACAACATACTTAAAGATCTGATTTCGAACCGTTATACGTTCAAATCAGTAACGCTCGATATTCTTAAAGTGTTAGATCATCTAAAAATCCGATCCGCACACTTTGTGGGTATGTCTTTGGGTACAATTATCGTTCGTAACGTGGCCGAACTGGCGGCAAGCAGAGTACGTTCGATGGTGCTTGGTGGTGCTGTCACTAAACTCAACACTCGATCTCAAGTCTTAATCAAATTAGGAAACCTGAGTAAGCACATCATTCCTTATATGTGGCTATACAGCCTTTTTGCTTATGTTGTGATGCCGCAAAAAAGTCAGAAAGAATCACGTCACCTGTTTATCCGCGAAGCGAAAAAGCTGTGCCAAAAAGAGTTCAAGCGCTGGTTTATCCTCACGGCTGATGTGAACCCACTGATGAAATACTTTAAAGACAGGGAGTTGCCGATTCCGACTTTGTATTTGATGGGCGAGCGCGATTACATGTTCATCAAACCCGTTAAAGAAATGGTCGAAGCGCACGAGTCGAGCGAGTTGGTAGAAATTGCCAACTGTGGGCATGTATGTAATGTAGAAAATCCTGAAGAATTCAATCAACAATCAATCGCTTTTATCCAAAAGCAAATTCAGTGA
- a CDS encoding DUF2007 domain-containing protein, whose amino-acid sequence MKIFSASNPTEAHIICGLLESENIACEVRGEGLFGLKGEIPFTEDTDPYVWLYEPELASKARTIVNDYQKQQDSIIYEEWRCGECHEINEAQFGSCWQCGAASPE is encoded by the coding sequence ATGAAAATCTTCAGTGCATCGAATCCGACAGAAGCTCATATCATCTGTGGATTGTTAGAAAGTGAGAATATTGCGTGTGAAGTCCGTGGTGAGGGTTTGTTTGGTTTAAAAGGTGAAATCCCATTTACCGAAGATACAGACCCTTACGTATGGTTATATGAGCCAGAACTCGCTAGTAAAGCCCGCACGATCGTCAATGACTACCAAAAACAGCAAGATTCGATCATCTATGAAGAGTGGCGTTGTGGTGAGTGTCATGAAATCAATGAAGCACAATTCGGGTCTTGTTGGCAGTGCGGCGCTGCTTCGCCTGAATAG
- a CDS encoding TVP38/TMEM64 family protein: MSKKMILGIVLVITIILLGVNFGQYLTLENAKAQQAVLNDYIESNFIAAAAIYFVAYVMITAFSIPGAAVVTLLGAALFGFWNSLLLVSFASAIGATLAFLSSRYLLRDWIQTKFGDKLATINKGVEKDGAFYLFSLRLIPVFPFFLINLLMGLTPMSVSRYYITSQIGMLPGTAVFLNAGTQLAEIDSLSGIVSPSVLLSFALLGVFPIIAKWLMNKFRSAPVAE; encoded by the coding sequence ATGAGTAAAAAAATGATATTGGGTATTGTGTTGGTCATAACCATCATCTTGTTAGGCGTCAATTTCGGCCAGTACTTAACGCTTGAAAATGCAAAAGCCCAGCAAGCTGTTTTGAATGACTACATCGAGAGCAATTTCATTGCCGCTGCCGCTATCTACTTTGTCGCGTATGTCATGATTACGGCTTTCTCAATTCCTGGCGCCGCCGTTGTTACGCTGTTAGGCGCAGCGCTGTTTGGGTTTTGGAACAGTTTACTGCTGGTGTCTTTCGCGAGCGCTATTGGCGCAACCCTCGCCTTCTTAAGTAGCCGTTACTTGTTACGTGACTGGATCCAAACCAAGTTTGGCGACAAGTTAGCTACCATCAATAAGGGCGTTGAAAAAGACGGTGCATTTTACTTATTCTCGCTACGTCTAATTCCTGTTTTCCCGTTTTTCCTTATCAATCTATTGATGGGTCTAACACCGATGTCGGTGAGTCGTTACTATATTACTAGCCAAATCGGTATGTTGCCGGGTACCGCCGTTTTCTTGAATGCCGGAACTCAACTCGCAGAAATTGATTCACTTTCGGGTATCGTGTCTCCCTCAGTACTGTTGTCATTTGCCTTACTGGGTGTGTTCCCAATTATTGCTAAATGGTTGATGAACAAATTTCGCTCAGCACCTGTCGCTGAGTAA
- a CDS encoding TfoX/Sxy family DNA transformation protein yields MDKPILKDSMKLFEPLGKIKSRSMFGGFGLFADDTMFALVVNDQLHIRADKCTTQQFEQQGFQPYVYKKRGFPVVTKYFALPEGLWQDQEKILQLATTSLGFAKEEKAEQSSAKPTRLKDLPNLRLATERMLKKAGIDSVERLYESGSVNAFNAIKESHASSVSIELLWALEGAINGTHWSVIPQQRREELINHVN; encoded by the coding sequence ATGGATAAACCGATACTAAAGGACTCAATGAAATTATTTGAGCCCCTAGGAAAAATTAAGTCACGCTCAATGTTTGGTGGATTCGGGCTTTTTGCTGATGACACTATGTTTGCCCTGGTTGTGAATGACCAGTTGCATATACGAGCTGACAAATGCACAACGCAACAATTCGAACAACAAGGATTTCAACCGTACGTCTACAAAAAACGTGGTTTTCCTGTCGTTACTAAATATTTCGCTTTACCTGAAGGCTTATGGCAAGACCAAGAGAAAATCTTGCAGCTTGCGACTACGTCTTTAGGTTTTGCTAAAGAAGAGAAAGCTGAACAATCTTCTGCTAAACCAACTCGACTCAAAGATCTGCCTAACCTTCGACTCGCCACCGAGCGGATGTTGAAAAAGGCAGGGATCGATTCTGTAGAACGTTTATATGAATCTGGCTCTGTAAACGCATTTAACGCCATCAAAGAATCGCACGCGTCTTCTGTCAGTATTGAACTGTTATGGGCGCTAGAAGGCGCGATCAATGGTACACATTGGTCTGTTATACCGCAGCAACGTCGTGAAGAGCTTATCAATCACGTCAATTAA
- the purR gene encoding HTH-type transcriptional repressor PurR — protein MATIKDVARLAGVSTTTVSHVINKTRFVAEATQEKVNKAVDELNYAPSAVARSLKCNTTRTIGMLVTQSTNLFFSEVIDGVESYCYRQGYTLILCNTGGIYEKQRDYIRMLAEKRVDGILVMCSDLTEELREMLDRHADIPKVIMDWGPESSQADKIIDNSEEGGYLATKYLIERGHSKIACLSGHLDKAACVERISGYKRALNEAKITADENMIIEGNFECDTAVIAADQIIEMKDRPTAVFCFNDTMALGLMSRLQEKGIRIPEDISVIGYDNIELAEYFSPPLTTVHQPKRRVGKNAFEILLERIKDKDHEKRVFEMHPEIVERSTVKTLN, from the coding sequence ATGGCCACTATAAAAGATGTCGCACGCTTAGCCGGCGTATCAACAACAACCGTTTCTCACGTAATCAACAAAACTCGCTTTGTTGCTGAAGCGACTCAAGAAAAAGTAAACAAAGCCGTAGACGAACTGAACTATGCGCCAAGTGCCGTTGCTCGTAGTTTGAAGTGCAATACAACACGCACCATCGGTATGCTAGTGACTCAATCAACTAACCTATTCTTCTCTGAAGTTATCGATGGTGTTGAGAGCTACTGCTACCGTCAAGGTTACACTTTGATCTTGTGCAATACGGGCGGTATCTACGAAAAGCAACGTGACTACATTCGAATGCTTGCAGAGAAACGTGTAGATGGCATCTTAGTTATGTGTTCTGACCTGACTGAAGAACTAAGAGAGATGTTAGACCGTCACGCAGACATCCCTAAAGTTATCATGGACTGGGGCCCTGAAAGCTCTCAGGCTGATAAGATCATCGATAACTCTGAAGAAGGTGGCTACCTAGCAACCAAATACCTCATTGAGCGCGGTCACTCCAAGATTGCATGTTTAAGTGGCCACTTAGACAAAGCAGCGTGTGTTGAACGCATCTCAGGTTACAAGCGCGCACTCAATGAAGCGAAGATTACTGCCGATGAAAATATGATCATCGAAGGCAACTTTGAATGTGACACAGCTGTGATTGCTGCTGACCAAATCATTGAGATGAAAGATCGTCCTACCGCAGTATTCTGTTTTAACGACACGATGGCATTAGGACTGATGAGTCGATTACAAGAAAAAGGCATTCGTATTCCTGAAGATATCTCAGTGATCGGTTACGACAACATAGAATTGGCTGAATACTTCTCTCCACCGTTAACGACGGTTCACCAACCTAAGCGCCGTGTTGGTAAAAATGCATTCGAAATACTACTAGAGCGTATAAAAGACAAAGACCACGAGAAACGCGTCTTCGAAATGCACCCTGAAATTGTTGAGCGAAGTACAGTTAAAACGTTAAATTAA
- the torD gene encoding molecular chaperone TorD, with amino-acid sequence MKDTKAFNEQRAEIYWWLSSLFAKELTQEELDHYHSVEIRSFLTGLGENETLKPAIDSLVDALNRLQTREDAQLELSADFCDLFLKTDKHGALPYASMYIGQTGLLNDKPAKDMEEIMAKHNLVVNQDLKEPADHIAIELDFLGNLIIRSNETELEEELEKSFAVQQQFIEQQLLTWVPKFNVKCHDIDTFGFYASVSSLLLAFCKLDTQYLAGE; translated from the coding sequence ATGAAAGATACGAAAGCATTCAACGAACAACGAGCAGAAATATACTGGTGGCTATCAAGCTTGTTCGCTAAAGAGCTCACTCAAGAAGAACTCGATCACTACCACTCTGTTGAAATTCGTTCTTTCCTAACTGGTTTAGGTGAAAATGAAACACTAAAGCCGGCGATTGATAGCTTAGTGGATGCGCTAAACCGTCTACAAACACGTGAAGATGCTCAATTAGAATTGTCTGCTGACTTCTGTGACTTATTCTTAAAGACTGATAAACATGGCGCACTTCCTTACGCTTCTATGTATATCGGCCAGACTGGCCTTTTGAACGATAAGCCAGCAAAAGATATGGAAGAGATCATGGCTAAACACAACTTAGTGGTTAACCAAGACCTAAAAGAGCCAGCTGACCACATTGCTATCGAACTCGATTTCCTAGGTAATCTAATCATTCGTTCGAACGAAACTGAACTTGAAGAAGAACTAGAGAAATCCTTCGCTGTTCAACAGCAATTTATCGAACAGCAACTGCTTACTTGGGTACCAAAGTTCAACGTTAAATGTCATGACATTGACACATTCGGTTTCTACGCTTCAGTCTCATCTCTGCTATTGGCATTCTGTAAATTAGACACTCAATACCTAGCGGGCGAATAA
- the torR gene encoding two-component system response regulator TorR, which produces MSYHVLVVEDDVVTRSKLVGYFQNEGYTVSEAESGAQMRKMLEENNVDLIMLDINLPGEDGLMLTRELRSQSDIGIILVTGRTDSIDKIVGLEMGADDYVTKPFELRELLVRVKNLLWRISAARKTAAVAVEQTEDESVVRFGEWTFDIPRRALSKNSEPVKLTKAEYELLVALSSYPNQVLSRERILNMISHRVDAPNDRTIDVLIRRMRAKMEFDPKNPQIFVTVHGEGYMFAGD; this is translated from the coding sequence ATGAGCTATCACGTATTAGTCGTAGAAGATGATGTGGTAACCCGCAGTAAACTGGTTGGATATTTCCAGAACGAAGGTTACACAGTGAGCGAAGCTGAAAGCGGGGCTCAAATGAGAAAAATGTTAGAAGAAAATAACGTTGACCTCATTATGTTAGACATCAACTTGCCAGGCGAAGATGGATTGATGCTAACTCGCGAATTACGCAGTCAATCAGACATTGGAATAATTTTAGTTACTGGACGCACGGATAGCATTGACAAGATCGTTGGCCTTGAAATGGGCGCAGACGATTACGTTACTAAACCCTTCGAACTTCGCGAGTTGTTGGTTCGAGTTAAAAACCTCTTGTGGCGTATTTCGGCTGCTCGTAAAACTGCAGCGGTTGCGGTAGAACAAACAGAAGACGAATCTGTGGTTCGTTTTGGTGAATGGACGTTTGATATACCTCGCCGTGCGTTAAGCAAGAACAGCGAGCCGGTGAAATTGACCAAAGCTGAATATGAACTATTGGTTGCACTCTCTTCTTACCCTAACCAAGTATTAAGCCGTGAACGTATTTTGAATATGATCAGCCATCGAGTAGACGCGCCGAATGACCGCACTATCGACGTGTTAATCCGTCGTATGCGTGCAAAAATGGAGTTTGACCCTAAGAACCCACAAATTTTTGTGACGGTTCACGGTGAAGGTTACATGTTTGCTGGTGACTAA
- the elyC gene encoding envelope biogenesis factor ElyC has translation MFELKKVVSSLLMPLPAMLILAFLGLALVMFTAKRKTGCLITLSALCGIFLIAFQPVSSQLLMPMERQHTAFLPIDDTVDYIMVLGSGHVVDDQIPPTSELSRTGLMRLSEGIRILRLYPGAKLILSGYGAGTEVSNAKMMAKVALALGVAKPDIILLETAKDTWEEARQAAAFVKNKKMVLVTSASHMTRALNEFNAAGMKPLPAPTNYLAQEGIVEPWNKYMPKAIYLEQTERYWHETMGLVWQSLRDWLDTSNDPVESSTPIINN, from the coding sequence ATGTTTGAGCTGAAAAAAGTAGTGTCTTCGTTACTGATGCCACTGCCAGCAATGTTAATTCTCGCTTTTCTGGGTTTAGCCCTAGTGATGTTTACTGCAAAAAGGAAGACAGGTTGCCTAATTACCCTTTCAGCCCTCTGTGGTATTTTCCTAATCGCTTTCCAGCCTGTTTCTAGTCAACTTTTAATGCCAATGGAAAGGCAACACACCGCTTTTTTACCTATCGATGATACCGTCGATTACATTATGGTTCTTGGAAGTGGTCACGTTGTTGATGACCAAATCCCACCAACATCAGAACTTAGCCGCACCGGTCTGATGCGCTTAAGTGAAGGGATTCGTATCTTACGTCTTTACCCTGGAGCTAAACTCATTTTGTCTGGTTATGGCGCAGGCACTGAGGTGAGCAACGCAAAAATGATGGCTAAAGTAGCGCTAGCACTCGGCGTGGCAAAACCCGATATCATTCTGCTTGAAACTGCGAAAGATACGTGGGAAGAAGCTCGCCAAGCCGCTGCATTTGTTAAGAATAAGAAAATGGTGCTCGTGACATCAGCTAGCCATATGACTCGCGCCCTTAATGAATTCAATGCCGCGGGCATGAAACCATTACCAGCACCAACCAACTACCTTGCACAAGAAGGCATTGTTGAACCATGGAATAAGTATATGCCTAAGGCTATCTATCTCGAGCAGACTGAGCGCTATTGGCATGAGACGATGGGATTGGTTTGGCAAAGCTTGCGAGATTGGCTAGACACAAGTAATGACCCTGTCGAGAGCAGTACTCCGATAATAAACAATTAA
- the cmoM gene encoding tRNA uridine 5-oxyacetic acid(34) methyltransferase CmoM — translation MTEDRNFDDIAHKFAKNIYGSDKGEIRQCIVWEDLEQALSKFEQSASPLHVLDAGGGLAQMSQKIATLGHNVSLCDLSSEMLKLAEESISEAGLLDQYRFIHSPVQKVAEHLEEKVDFVMFHAVMEWLADPKQALDLLLEQVKPGGIASIMFYNHHGLVLKNVICGNIPHVLNGMPHRKRFKLQPQKGLKPEEVYQWIEDAGLDICGKSGIRSFSDYIGNMEYMGDYQFEDVLELEKQLCRQEPYLSLGRYIHVWAQKPAQ, via the coding sequence GTGACTGAAGACCGTAATTTCGACGATATTGCCCACAAATTTGCAAAAAACATATACGGCTCTGACAAAGGAGAGATCCGTCAGTGCATCGTATGGGAAGATTTAGAACAAGCTTTGAGCAAGTTTGAGCAATCCGCTTCGCCGTTGCATGTGCTTGATGCCGGTGGTGGACTTGCACAGATGTCACAAAAAATTGCGACACTAGGCCACAACGTTTCTTTGTGCGACCTCTCTTCTGAAATGTTGAAGCTCGCAGAAGAAAGTATCAGCGAAGCGGGTTTGCTCGATCAATATCGATTTATTCATTCACCGGTACAAAAAGTGGCAGAGCATCTCGAAGAGAAAGTCGATTTTGTGATGTTTCATGCCGTAATGGAATGGTTAGCAGACCCTAAACAGGCACTTGATTTATTGTTGGAACAAGTAAAACCCGGTGGTATTGCCTCGATAATGTTTTACAACCACCATGGTTTAGTCCTGAAAAATGTGATTTGTGGCAACATTCCTCATGTATTGAATGGGATGCCACATCGAAAAAGGTTTAAGCTGCAACCACAAAAAGGCTTGAAGCCTGAAGAGGTTTATCAATGGATAGAAGACGCTGGTCTAGATATCTGTGGTAAATCAGGTATTCGCTCTTTCAGTGACTACATAGGTAATATGGAGTACATGGGCGATTACCAATTTGAAGATGTGTTGGAACTAGAGAAACAGCTATGTCGCCAAGAGCCATATCTGTCGCTAGGCCGTTATATTCACGTTTGGGCTCAAAAACCTGCGCAATAA
- the mukF gene encoding chromosome partition protein MukF has protein sequence MSEMTQTAEEQPIDELVGWVKQHDFSLNLPPERLAFLIAIAVLSNERFDEELGEGELHDAFTIVTRLFEDTGEASAFRANNAINELVKQKLISRFTSEITDGASIYRLSPLAIGISDYYLRHRQFSKLKLSIQLSMVADEMAKAIEAAQKGGTPGHWRKNVYGVLKYSVGEIFDQIDLNQRVMDEQQQTVKQQIADLLNKDWREAINNCESLLSETSATLKELQDTLQAAGDELQTQILDIQEIVYGDDELEFVGETLFGLQMKLDRITSWGQQAIDLWIGYDRHVHKFIRTAIDMDKNRAFSQRLRQSVTDYFDAPWLLTYADAEKLTDLRDEALVLRDDEVMGQAPIDVEYEEFEQVNDLLSERIADMLKAHKQQGAPIDLGLVLRDYLAAHPRTHHFDLARIVVDQAVRLGYSESDYQAIQPDWQAINDFGAKVQANVINKY, from the coding sequence ATGAGTGAAATGACTCAAACTGCCGAAGAGCAGCCAATTGATGAGTTGGTGGGCTGGGTCAAGCAGCATGATTTTTCATTAAACTTGCCACCAGAGCGCTTAGCATTTTTGATTGCTATCGCCGTACTAAGCAATGAAAGGTTCGATGAAGAGTTGGGCGAGGGTGAACTGCACGATGCATTCACTATTGTCACTCGACTGTTTGAAGATACTGGCGAAGCGTCTGCGTTTCGTGCCAACAACGCTATCAATGAGTTGGTTAAACAGAAGTTGATCAGCCGCTTTACCAGCGAAATCACAGATGGTGCAAGCATTTATCGCTTATCGCCATTGGCGATTGGTATCTCAGATTATTACTTACGTCACCGCCAGTTTTCTAAATTAAAACTGTCTATCCAGCTTTCTATGGTTGCCGATGAAATGGCAAAAGCCATTGAAGCCGCCCAGAAAGGTGGAACTCCAGGGCATTGGAGAAAGAATGTTTACGGCGTGCTCAAGTATTCTGTTGGCGAAATTTTTGATCAGATCGATCTCAACCAGCGGGTTATGGATGAACAGCAACAAACCGTCAAGCAGCAAATTGCGGATCTGTTAAATAAAGATTGGCGAGAAGCAATCAACAACTGTGAGTCTTTGCTATCAGAAACCTCAGCCACGCTAAAAGAGTTGCAAGACACCTTGCAAGCGGCGGGTGATGAACTGCAAACCCAGATTCTTGATATTCAAGAAATTGTTTATGGTGACGATGAGCTCGAGTTCGTTGGCGAAACCCTATTTGGTTTGCAAATGAAGCTAGACCGAATCACTAGTTGGGGCCAACAAGCGATTGATTTGTGGATCGGCTACGATCGCCACGTGCATAAATTTATCCGTACCGCGATCGATATGGATAAAAACCGTGCCTTTAGCCAACGCTTGCGTCAGTCAGTCACTGACTACTTTGATGCGCCTTGGTTATTGACCTACGCAGACGCAGAAAAACTCACGGATCTTCGCGATGAAGCACTTGTGCTCCGTGATGACGAAGTGATGGGGCAAGCCCCAATCGACGTAGAATACGAAGAATTTGAGCAAGTGAACGATCTACTTTCAGAACGAATCGCAGATATGTTGAAAGCTCACAAACAGCAAGGTGCGCCAATTGATCTTGGCCTTGTGCTGCGTGATTACCTCGCAGCGCACCCTCGCACACACCATTTTGATTTAGCCAGAATTGTTGTCGACCAAGCCGTTCGCTTAGGTTACTCAGAGTCTGACTATCAGGCTATTCAGCCAGATTGGCAGGCAATCAACGATTTCGGTGCAAAGGTACAAGCAAATGTCATTAACAAGTACTGA